GGCGGAACGCTCCGCCCTCATCCAGGACGTGATCCGAGAGATGGGCGAACGGCTCGCGACCCCGGTCGGCGAGCGGCAGGTCACGCCGAAGGGGCTCCCGGTGATTGAGCCATACGAGGTCGCGATCACCTACCGTGGGGACTGCGAACGCCAGAACCGCACGGCGAGCGTGATGATCCGCTTCGGGAAGGAGGTCTCCGGCTTCCTTCTCGGGTTCCGCAAGCTACAGATTCAGTGGGGCGAAGGCGGGGCGGTGCGTCTCCGTGGCCTCACGCACACGGAGCAGGATCCATCGAATGCCCCGCGCCATGCCGTGCCTCAGAAGATCCGGGGACGCATGGTCACGATCGAGGGATACAGGAAGTGGGTCGCGTTGGTGAGGGCCCACGGATGGGCCTCGGGCGAAACGCGCATCTACTACCCGACGCGCGCGGGCGAGTTCATCGCCCTCACGGACATCCAGGCGTTCCAGGAGCGTGCTGGCGAGTCCCCAGATCCGCAGATGACCATTCACGTGTAGGAGAGGGCAATGGCTAGACTTGACACGACCGGCCTACACGACGACATGATCCCGCTCGTGGAGGACTTCCACACCCGTTGTGGGCGCGCGGGGCTTGATCTCCTGGTCTACTGCACACTCAGGACAGGGAGCCAGCAGGCCCGCATCTGGCGCAAGGGGCGGGCCACATCGGACATCGACGGCGAGATCATGCGGGCCCGAGAATACCAGGGGCGCATACTGAGCGGCGCGGTGGAACCGAAGAGCCGGGACATCGCGCTCGCCCGCGCGGCGGAGAAGGGCATACCCGATCTCGCGATGTTCGCCCCGGCGGAAACGGACGCGATCTCCGTGGCTAGGTTCCTCAACTGGTCTCTCGGGTGTATCCTCACCGTAGGACCGCAGAAGGGCGCCACGATACGGACCAACGCGATGCCTGGGCGCTCGTCGCATCAATACGGTGTCGCGGTCGACGCGATCGTCCTGGACGACGGTAAGGCGCTCTGGGATGAGCCTGACGTGATACAGGAGATGGGCGAGCACGGCGAGGCAGCGGGACTCGAATGGGCGGGACGGTGGACGACGTTCCGAGAGCGGGTCCACTTCCAACTGCCCGAATGGCAGGCGAGGATGAGGGAGCAGATTCCGGCGGGCGCTCCCAGATAGTCGAGAGGGGACGGCATGAGCATCCGGGAGTTCGTCGGCCACATGGCGGGGCGTATCGCGGTGGCAATGGCAGCGGATCCACCGGCCCTCGGGCCAACGCTCGGGACCATCGGGGGAACCGGGACGAACCACTACGCCGGTCTAATCACCGAGGAATACAAGACACAACTCCTGGGCGCGGAGAAGTGGGCCGTATACGAGCGGATGGGCTCCGACGGCCAGGTGACGGCGGTCTCCGAAGTCGTGAACCTCCCCGCGCGCTCCGCTGAGTGGTTCGTCGACCCGGCGAAGGACATCACGGACGGCGACGGGAACACGTCATCGAGCCCGCAGGCCACGATGGTCGCGCAGTTCATCGAACAAGCCATGTGGACGATGCCCTGCACCGACTGGACCCAGTTCATCGGAGAGGCGATTGAGGGACATCAGACCGGGGTGGCGCTGTTCGAGCAGTCCTGGATACGTCGGGACGGGCGCATCGTGTGGGAAGAGTTTGGAACACGGCTCCCGCGAACCGTGGACAAGTGGCTCACGGACGACAAGGGGCGTTTCGCGGGCATCAATCAGGTGATCTACGGGGACCGCTCGATCGACGTGGAGATTCCGGCCGAGAAGATGATCCGCCTGACGTTCGGGCAGAAGGGGTCGAACTTCGAGGGCCGTGGGTGGCTCCGGGCCGCCTACAAACATCACTGGTTCGTGGAGTTGTTCGAGAAGGTGTTCGCCATCGCGGCGGAACGCACGGGCGGGGGCATCCCCGTGCTGAATCTGCCCGAGGGCGCGAACACATCCGCGAATCGAGATGAAGCCGCGAAGCTCCTGAAGGCATGGCGCGTCGGTCAGGAAGTGGGGCCCGTTCTCCCGCATGGCTTCGCGTTGACCATCACGGACATCAAGCTGCCCGCCACGTTGCTCCTGTCGATAGACCACCACAACGCGATGATGGCGCGCGCCGCGCTCGCGGGGTTCCTGAACCTTGGGAAGCGCGGCGAAGGCTCTTACGCGCTCAGTAAGTCCGGTCAAGACCTGTTCCTCATGGCTCTTGAGGCGGGTGTCGAGCTCATCCGGGACGGCGTGCAGAAGCAGGCTATCAAGCCGCTCGTGGGGTGGAACTTCGGCCCCGGGGCCCCGATGCCTCTACTGCGCTACCGGATCAACCGCGCGGACGCCATCGAGCAGATAGAGGCCCTGGAGAAGGCGACGCGCGCCCGCGTCATCATCCCAGACGACAACATCGAGAAGGTGATCCGTGACGGGATGGATCTCCCTGAGATCGACTTCGACGCGAACCGGCGCGAGTCCATCACCGTCCAGTCCCCGCCCGATGACGACCCGGACGGGGCCTCCGAAACGCGACGATGGCCGGGCCAGTCTGTGGATAAGGCCTACAGCCCGGTGTATGTGGTGGACGACGATGGATGGCTCGTGGACGTGTCAGCGCCCACGGTAGCAGGGCGCGCGCGTATTGGGGCCCCGAATCTGGCCCAGGAGTTCACGAACGACCCCACGCGCGATGGCTCGGGCTTCTGGCGTGCGCTCACGCAACGGGAGCGGCAAGTCGGGTTCGCCCAGGTCAACGAAGGGTGGGACAGGTTCGTGGCGGCGCTGGAGTCCACGATCGGGATCGAGACGGACAAGGCCGTGGCGAGTCTCCTGGCCAGGATGAGGCGTGCCATGACTCAGGCGAACGTGTCCGAGCTCTTGGCCGCGGACTTCACGGCCACGTTCGAGTCCGCGCTCCGGTCGGCGTATCGCGAGATCGGCGAGGAAGCGGTCACGTGGGCGAACAAGATCCTGTCCGACGGCGCCGGGCTCCCCACATCGGACCTGACGGCGAAGGAGCGGGCCTGGCTACGCGCCACATGGGACCAACAACTCGCGCGCTGGCGGCAGAACGTGCGGGAAGAGATCACCCGGAAGGTGCGGCGCGACCCGGCGCTCCGGGCGGAGATGGAATCCGGGGCCGTTGGCGTGACCACGATGAACCGCGTCCTGAGCGAGTCCCGCGCGAACTACGAGCGCATCAAGAGCGGGCAACTGAAGGCGACGGCAAAGGTCGCCGTGGGCGAGGGGATCCACGTCGGGTTCAACGCGACCATTCGCGACGATCGCGTCTCCCTCGTGCAACGCTCCGAAGTCCTGGACGCGAACACATGCCGGAACTGCCGCACGCTCGATGGCCACGTGTTCGACAAGGAGACCTGGCCGTCGGTGGCGCCGCCGCACTCGTGCCTCGGTGGTTCCCTGTGTCGCGGCGTCGGCATCCCCATCCTCGCCACTGAGAGTCCACAACCCACCGTCACGCCGGTCGAGTCCCTGCCATCGCTCGAACAGACCCGCATGTCGGAGACTGGGCAATGAGCGATGACTCCCAAACCCAGATGGTTCGGGCGCGCGAGATGATTGAGGCCCTGCCGCCAGAGACGGCGCGCCTGTATACGGCCATTGGGATCATGGCCATGCGGCTCGATGCGCTGGAGGGCATTGCAGGGGTCGCCTTGACGGTGGCGATACAGGCGGATGGAAGGGCCCCAGCGGACGACCCGCTCACATGCAACACGGCACGTCTACGCGAGATGTGCGAAGCCTATAACGCCGCATGGCCAGGGGGTTGGGTATGAGTGAGAAGCTGACAACGCGCCAAGTGGCGAAGGAACTGGAGCGCACGCCCCGACGGGTCAGGCAACTGGCGACTGAGGCGGGGCTCCCGCTCCGTGAGGACTGGACCCCGGAGGGCCCGCGCTTGGTGATCTGCCGGGGCGATCTTGAGGCGTGGAAGCGGGATCACTGGGACCGGAACCCGCGCCGGTGGTATGGTCGCGAGCTCCCTTCCTGACGTTGACGCCAGGGCCGCGTGCCCCATCGCATAGACGCGACTCCTATTCTCCTTGACCGCCGACGCGGCGACTCGTCGGCGGTTCCTTGTTTGCAATTCTTCCCCGTGGAAGAACGCTCCCGCCTGTTGACGCGCCCGATTCTGTGTATCAGTCTCTATGTGATACGAGTGTCTGCGATTGCGTCGTCCACGGACTGCGGTCGCGTGCAGTCGTGGGCGATGCGCTTGCCCACACCTGAAGGATCGCCCATGCCCGCCCCAGACCTACTCATTGCCGGTGGCCGATCCGCAGACCGTATTGACCTGCGCGATGTTCGCGCCGCGCTCCTAGCGGCCGAAGGCGATCCCGACACGTTCGCGGCCGAGGTTCAGATCCTTCGCCCTGGGTCGTTCGACTTCGGGGTATTCCAGTCGAACGTCGTGAAGGTGGATGACGAGTTGATGGCGTCGTTCATCACTGCGTTCAGCGCGGGGGCGCGCGGGAAGAACGCGGACGACTCCCCGGCGGCGCTCCCGGTGGACATCGACCACGAGACGCGGGAGGCCGTGGGATGGATCGACGGCCTCGCGGTTGCGGACGGCAATCTCATGGCGTCCGTGACCTGGAACCCGGTCGGCGTGCGGATGCTGAAGGACGACACGTTCCGCCATATGTCCGTCATGTTCTCCGAGGACTACAAGGATCCCGAGGGCAAGAAGTGGGGCCCAACGCTCTGGGGCGCGGCGGTCACGAACTACCCGAGAATCAAGGACATGGAGGCGGTCAAGCTGGCCGCGAAGCTCGTGGGCGATCCGCCCGCTAACGAACCCACGAAGGGGGATGACATGGACCCGAAGCTCATCGCGACGGCTCTGGGACTCCCGGAGACGGCCACGGATGATGAGATCCTGGCGGCTGCCACGGAGCGAGCCCCGGAGACCACGAACGACGAACACACGGCTGCCCTCGCAGAGATCACCGGGCTCAAGGCGAGCGTGACGGCCCTGGAGACCCGTGCGACGACTGCGGAGACGCGAGCGGCCAAGGTCGAGGCCGAGGCGTGCATCGCCGGTCACAAGGAAGCGGGTCGCCTGACGGATGGCCATCTCGTGGACGCCGAAGGGAATCCGAACGCGCTGGCGTCCCTTGCGGAGACGGATCTCGTGGCCTTTGACACGGCCGTGAGTCAGTTCCCCGTGGTGGTCGAGTTCGGGACGCGCGGGACCGCGGCCGGATCGAATGCCGGGACGCCGCAGGCGAAGTTTGAGGCGGCCATCGACGATGCGGTCAAGGCCGGGGCAGCGGACTACAACGCGGCGGTCGCAGTCGTGCAGGCGACGAAGCCGGAACTCGTGGCGGCGGTCTACACGGCCCCGGCGCGCGTGTAACAACGGACAAGGGAAGGGGCCAACATGCGAGAGCGCATTGCCAACAGCATCGACCACTGCACGGCGGAGAATGACCTGTCCGCCAAGCAGCATTATCTCGTGGAACTGTCGGACGCGAACCAGGTTGACGTGTGCGATGGCGCGGGGGACACCCCCCTCGGGTTCCTCGTCGACCCGGGGTCTGCGGCGGGTGACGCCGTTCGCGTGAGCGGGGTCGGTTCGATCGTCATCGGTATAGCGGGCGGGGCACTCACTGCTCCGGCCAATGTTGGGACCACGGCGGCCGGGAAGCTGGTCGCGAAGACGGCGGACGAAGCCTGGTATATCGGGATTCTCCTGGATGACGCGGCCGCCGACGGGGACCAGGTGCGCGTCTACCAGACGGGCCCGCTCCAGATCGCATCGGCCTAGGCGCAAAAGCGCAGAAAGAGGGAGGGGTCTACTATGGATCCGCGAATCGAAGCCGGTGGATGGGAAGCGCGGCCGGGTATGACCGTCATGCCGTTGACGGGTTCCGAACCCACCATGAGCCAAGTCCACGTCGACAAGGCGCTCCAGAACATGACGGTGGCGTCCATTGGCCAGGCGTATCCGGCCCTGGGGTTGTTCGGTGAGGTGCCGGTCGTTCACGAGAGCGACAAGTATCACACCTACGACCTAGGCGACACGCGCCGAGCCGAAGAGGACGAGATCGCCGTCGGTGGTGAGGCGCAGGAGATCGCCTATGGCATCAGCCAGGGAACCTACACCCTGGATGAGCGCGGTCTCAAGATCGTGATCGCGGATCGCATAACCAGGAACGCCGACAGCCCGCTGAATCCGCTCGCGGACGGCGCGCGGATCGTGGCGAATCAGTTGACGCTCTCGCGTGCGAAGGCGATCAGCGACTATGCCACCACGACGGGGAACTACACGAACTCTGAGACGTTGGCGGGCGCGGACCAGTGGAGCGACCAGAACTCCAGTCCGCTGGACGCCATCCGTCAGAAGGCGGCCCAGATCGAACTCGACATGGGCCGCTGGCCCGAAGTGTTCGCCATGGGGCGCACGACCTGGCTCGATCTCCTGAAACATCAGGACATCGCGGACGTGATCGCGTCCACGAGCGACAAGAACCCGCAGGCCATGATGCAGGCGTTCGCCGCTCAGATCATGGTCAACGAGGTCATCGTCCTCACCGAGTCCTACACGTCATCGAACCGTGGACAGACGGACGCGTTCACGCGCGTGTGGGCGGACGACGCGGCCCTTCTGTTGAAGGATCCCGCGCCGACCACCATGTCCATCCAGTTCGGGTCGTGGATGATCCAGCGTGGTCGCAAGTTCGCCGTCCGCCGCTGGCGTTCGGAAGAACGCGAGGCGTGGGTCGTGGAGGTTCGCATCACCGACGGCATAGAGCAGATCTCGGCGCTCGCCGGGTATCTCTGGAAGGACACGAACTAAGTGTCCGCCTGAAGGGAGCCCCGGATGCAGACAGCAGTTGACACGCTCATGGTGAGGAAGCCGCTGCGATTCGGCGGGAAGGCCTACAAGCGCGGTCAGCGGTTCTCCGCCGATATGGAGAACCCCGTTACCGCGCGGAAGGTCCACGGCCTGAAGCGGCGCGGCTATCTCGACATCTGGACGCGCGAGCGTCGGAAGGAGGACGCCAGTGTCACGGGATAGAATCCAACGCCCGACGGAGTTCGTTGAGGGGATCTACCTGGCGCACGCGACCACGACCCTCACCGGCGCGGCCACGCTCACGGTCTCGAGCCCGATGATCCAGTATCTCGACCCCGGGGGCGCAGACCGCAACGTGACGCTCCCGGCCCTGGCGGCGAGTGACGGGCTGGAGTTCCACATCCACAACGCGGCGAATGGCCTGGAAAACCTCCAGGTCAAGAACGCGGGCGCCACGAACATCGTGAAGATCGGGCCGAACCAGTCGGCGCGTCTCACGTGCGATGGGAGCTCGTGGAAGTTCACCCTTAGCGCCTTCGCCGTGGCCATCCGAGCGGCCTCGCTCACCGGCGAGGAAACGCTCACGCTGGTGGCGGGACAGGTTCACCACCTGGACCCAGGCGGCGCGGATCGCGATGTGCTGCTCCCGACCGAGGCGAGCGCCATCGGCGTCCCCATCACGATCAAGAACACGGCCGACGCCGACGAGAAGCTGACCGTCAAGGAGGATACGGACACGACGGCCCAGGCCATTCTAGGCGCGGGTCAGACGGGTGTGTTCACTTCCGACGGGACGGCCTGGCATGTCGGGTTCCCAGGGGATACCACGGGCGCAGTCAACATCGAGACGCTCGGGGCGACCCATGTCCTGACGGCTACGTCGCCGAAGTTCCAAACGCTGGACCCAGGTGGCGGGGCCCGTGACGTGACGCTCCCGGTCGCGGCGATTGCCCTAACCGCGCTGGAGTTCCGTATCGCCAACGCGGCGGATGCTGCCGAGGCGCTGACGGTGAAGGATGGAGTCTCTACCATCGCGGTGATCGACCAGGACGAGATCGGCGTATTCTGGTGCGACGGCGCGACCTGGCAAGGCGGTTCGATGCCCGAGGCGTAGTCACTAACGCAGGCACGACGGGGTAAACCATGAATCATACGGAGTCCGAGCGCATCGAAGGGTCGCTCCAGACGCTTCTGACGAATGTGGCGACCCTCACGGAGCGCGTGGAGCACGCCCTCCAGACGATCTCAGACCTAGAGGCGCGGACCCGGGTTCTGGAGTTCGGGCGGGCGAAGCTCATCGGCACTCTCGTTGTTCTCCAACTCGTCATCATCCCCGTGGCCGTTGGTCTCGGGGTCAAGTTCCTGGGGGCGAAGTGATGGCGACCCCGGTCCCGGTTGTGCTCGAAGCTGACGACGCGGCATGGCTCCGGTCCATGGTGGACAATTCCGCCTGGCCAGGGGCCGCGTCGGAGATCATCACGCGGATCAGGATGGCGCTCGCTCACGCGCTTGAGACTGAGGACGAGGACGAGCTCGGCCACGGGTTCACTCCCCAGGAGAAGATCGGCGCGGCCGAGTTCGGGGAGCTCTAAGCATGGCGTATTGCGTGCTTGCGGACGTGCTGGAGATGTTCCCGGAGATCACGTCCCTTGACACGGACGCCGAGGGGATCACGGACGCGCGCGTTACGTCGAACCTCATCCCCGAGGCCGACGCGCGAATTAACGCCGTCCTACGAGCCGCAGACTACGGCACGATCCCGATCGTTGACACCGACGACACCCCGCTCATGCGGGCAATCTCTAAGCGCCTGGTCGCGGCGGAAGTCCACGACATCATCTATGAGACTCATGCTGAGATTGCCCGGGGACCGAACGAGTCCGCGAGCCCGGCATCACGGTGGCGCGCGGAGGCCATGGCGGACCTGGCGGCCATCGCGAAGGGCGAGAAGCTACTCGACACAGCCCGGAACGACGTGATGGACATCGGCGTGCTGGATGACTATCAGGAACTCACGACCACCGAGTCCGAGGCCGAGATGGACCCGTCGTTCAAACGAGCGGACCCGTGGTAAATGCCGAGATACGTCAACATCTCGATGGACTTCGGAGACGGTGAGCGGATGGATCGCATATTCCCGCTCATGGAGTCTACCATCCGGGATCTGCGCCCTGTGTGGGAGCGCGTGGCGGACGAGCTCGGCCCGGTGATCGACCGGGAAGCATTCGAGCACGAGGGGCCGGGATGGCCTCAACTCGCGGAACTCACGGTCGAGCAACGGCAGGGGCGGATCGAGCGCGGCGAGATACTGGTCGGGCCGCGGCATCCGATCCTGCAACAGACGGGCGTGATGCGTGAGTCGTTGGTCCATCGGAACGCGCGGGGCCACGTGGAGAGTTTCGAGGCTGACCGGATGAGCTACGGGACTGAGATCCCGTATGCCATCGCTCATCAGGAGGGGATCGGCGTGCCGCAGCGGAAGATACTCCAGGCGGAGCAACTGGCGCCGGTAGTGTCGCGAGTATTCGAGGACCAGATCCCGATCTGGGTCCGGCGGGCGATCTCACGAGGTAGGCGATAATGGCGTCCACCGTGATCCTAGAAGCAGCGGCCAGCGCGGCGCAATACACGGACGAGACCCGTGCGGCTATCAAGACGACGCTTGAGGACAACATCGCCGTGCTGTTGGCCGGGGACGCGGGGGAAGCGGTCACGAACATCCACGTCGGGACGCGGCGCAAGGACGCGCTCTACCCCTCGGTCTACATCGCGCACATCGGGACGGACGACGACGACCACGAACTCGGGAGCGTGAGGGAACTTCGGCAGCGGTTCCGTCTCTACGTCTACCATCGCGGCGGGAAGAACGACGGGACGCTCGAAGCCGAGGTAGCGGACCTGGCGGACAGGATCAAGGAAGTCCTGCACAACAACCGGGACCGGCAGGGCGATGGTCTCTGGTATTGGCTCCTTTGCGGGCGCATGGTCACGGGCCCCGCGCCCTCTGACAAGGCGGCGACGAAGATATGGGCCGCGCACATCGACGTGCTGGTTCTTCGGAGTGTGAGCTAATGGAATCCCTCGCAGCATTGCGGGACATTCGTCGGGACCAGGAGATCGCGCTTGCGGACTCCCAGGGTCTCGACATCACCAACATCACGGGCTGGGGCGCGGGGAAGATTGACCCGATCGAGGTGGATCTCCTGGCGTGTTCGACTGACTACGCGGAGAGCGTGGATAGTCTCCGGGTAGCACTCGGGGCCCTGTCCTCATCCGAGTTGTCCGACTGGTTCGACAAGATAGGCTGGGAGCCCGTTGGGGCGAACATGCGCGAACGCCTAGCCGACTACCTACGGAGGGGATGACATGGCCCACTATACCCAGATAACGGCGGCGGTCAGCCTGTTGGCTCCAAGCGGAGATCTAACGGCTCCGACGGCCGCGACCTTGGCAACCCCGACCACGCAGGAGGCCACGTTTGACCTGCGGATCGCCAAGGAACTCCTAGAGGCGACGGAACTCGGGGACGATTTCCGTCAGTATGCCCAGGGCGTTGGCGAGTGGGACGGGACAATCACGTTCCACTATGATGCCGATGCCGTGGCAACGGGCCAGGACGAGCTCCTGGAGTGTATCCTGAGCGCGGACTTCGGCGGGACGCTCGCAAGCGCGGGCCAGATCCAGGTCAACTTCTGGATCGACGCAGAGGCCGGGGCCGGGGCGAGCAAAGCCTACTATGGCGCGGTGTTCGTCGAGGACTTCAACATCAGCGTCGGCCGGGGCTTGTCCACGATGACCGTTCGGGTTCGTGGCAACGGCACGCCGAAGTATTCCGGGGTGCTACTCTAGGGGGCGATCAGCATGGCTCACTACACGGGGATTACCGGGGCCATCTACGTCCCGACTGGCGTCACGGACTTCGCGGCGGTCACGTTCGCGCAGATCGGGGCCACGGACTTCTACACGGTCCAGCAGGAATCCGTGCGGATCACGCGGGCCTTCACCGACGCGGCGGTCGTTGGGGACTTCTCCCCGGCCGCCGGGTCTGTCGTCAGTCTCCAAAAGCCCATAGGCGTGATTGAGATCAGCGGGGCAGGCGCCACCGTGGCGGTCACGTCATCGAACAGCCGCGTCTACACGATGGCCAAGGTGGGGGGGTTCCACGAGTTCCGTCTCACGACGGCCATGGAGCTCATCGACGTGACGGAGTTTGAGGACGCGTTCGCCCAGTTCGAGAAGTCCGTCATCGGGTGGTCTGCCGTGTGTCAACGCCACTGGCAGGACGAGAACCTCAGTCTGAATGTGGCGGCCACGATGAAGGCGATCGACGATGGCCACTTCCCCGTGGAGTTGTTCATCGCGCGCGGCTCGGGCCTCCGGCAGCGTTACGTCGGGAACGCATACATCGAAGAATACGCGCTCGCGGGCCCGCGGTCCGGTCAGGTGACCGAAGCGACCATCACCATGAGGGGGGATGGTCAACTCTGGTATCGCAACCAGGACAACTAACCGCAGACACAGGGCGACAAAATGGCGATACACGACGACGGCCGCGAGATGCAGAATGCGGCGATCACGCTGGAGATTCCAGGCCTCGGGGTGTGCGACATCCGCGAGTTCACCTGGAATGACATCCTCAAGACACGCCGGATCGTGGAGGCCCAAGGGGTCGACGGCGTGTCGATCGAGATGGCGGACGGGGATGAGGTCGAGCGCGCTACCCTGGACAACATGGTCAGGATGTTCGCCACGGCCACGGTGGCGATTCAGCGCACGCTACCCGCGACGACGTTCGAGACAGTGGCGGACCTGTTCCGTCCCAGGGACGAAGAGGCGATGTCCTTGCTCACGCGGGTGATCGCTATCACGGCCACGGGGCGTGAGCCGTCCCCAACGGCGGAGGAAGCGGGAAACTACCCGCCGGGTCAAGGGGAGTAGCCCCGGACCTGGACCTATGGGGGATCTGCGGGATGTTCCTACACTTCTACGGGTTCAGTCTCCCGCAGTTCCTTGACCTGACGCCAACGCAAACCCGCGCACTTCTGGGCGCCGTCCCCACTTCCTCAGAGTGGTCCCAGAAGTTCGGGGAGTTCCTGGGGACGTAGCCCATGGTCCGCGAGAACCTGGAATTCAACATCGACGGCGACGCGCGTGGATTCACGCGCGCCATGGACCAGGCGGCCCGCGCGTCGCGCGATCTCACCCGCATCCTCACGACACTCTCCCGGGACGGCGGGGAGCGGGCGGAGAAGTCCCTCGACGACGTTGGGGACTCCATGGACGACATGGGCGATGCGGCCCGCCGTTCGTCCAGACAGACCACGACGCTCACCGGCTCCGTTACGAAGC
This window of the bacterium genome carries:
- a CDS encoding M15 family metallopeptidase, with product MARLDTTGLHDDMIPLVEDFHTRCGRAGLDLLVYCTLRTGSQQARIWRKGRATSDIDGEIMRAREYQGRILSGAVEPKSRDIALARAAEKGIPDLAMFAPAETDAISVARFLNWSLGCILTVGPQKGATIRTNAMPGRSSHQYGVAVDAIVLDDGKALWDEPDVIQEMGEHGEAAGLEWAGRWTTFRERVHFQLPEWQARMREQIPAGAPR
- a CDS encoding DUF2190 family protein; translation: MRERIANSIDHCTAENDLSAKQHYLVELSDANQVDVCDGAGDTPLGFLVDPGSAAGDAVRVSGVGSIVIGIAGGALTAPANVGTTAAGKLVAKTADEAWYIGILLDDAAADGDQVRVYQTGPLQIASA